CCGAAGCGAACTCTCGCGCCGCCGCGATCGCTTCCCGGGGGCGAGAATCGCCGGGGACCCGCGACTCGTACAAGGGCAGCGCTCGCGAAGCGCAGTCGGCCGCCCAGCCCGTCAACGCCCGCAGCTCGTCGAGAGTCAGCTCCATGTGGGTGAAGCGTATCTTTGAAACGCCGGTTGAGACTTTCAGGCGACCGCCGGCTGCCGGAGCGGGCGGCGCAGGCGGTTGAACAGCTTCGCGTTGTTCAGCGCGAACACGCCGACCGTCGCGCCGTCCCGCTGCCACACCGCCGCGAACGACGAGGACGACAGGTCGCCGTCGACCACCGAAAGCGTGTCGTCCGGGCGGGGGTGGCCGGCCAGCTGCAGGGTCCCCGCGTACTGGTCCGACCAGACGTACCCGCTCGGTGAGTACGTGCGCGAGGTCTGCCCGGCGAGCAGGTTCGCCACCGCGACCGGTGCCTGCTCCGACGCGTTCGTCCAGTGCTCGTGCCGCCGTCCCGCGTACCGGGCCACATCGCCGACCGCGACCACCTGCGGCAGCTCCGTCACCAGGCCCGCGTCGGTGTGGACGCCGTTGCCGACGGTCAGCCCCGACCCCGCCAGCCAGTCGGTCGCCGGGGTCATGCCGACGCCCACCACGACCACGTCGGCCGGGACGAGCGACCCGTCGGCCAGGTGGACGCCCGCCTCGGACATGCCCTCGACCCGGACGCCGCAACGCAGGTCCGTGCCGTGGTCGGCGTGCAGCCGCGCGCACACCGCCGCCAGCTCCGGGCCCAGGACCGGTGCCAGGGGAGCGGCCAAAGCTTCCAGGACGACCACGTCGAGACCCAGCGAACGGCACGTCGAGGCCACCTCGGCCCCGATGAACCCGGCGCCGACGATCGCCACCCGCACCCCGGGCACCAACGCCGCGCGCAACGCGAGAGCGTCGTCGAGTGTCCGCAGCGTGTGGGCGGCTGCGAAACCCGGCAAGGTGCGCGCCTGGCCGCCGGTGGCGATCACCACGCCGTCCGCGTGCACCGAACCGCCGTCCGACAGCAGCACCCGGCGTGCGGCGGGCTCCAGCGCCGTCGCCTGCACGCCGAGCCGGAAGTCCAGGGCCAGCGATGCGAGGTCCCCCGCGTCGAGCAGCTCCAGCGACGCCTGCGACGCCGTCCCGGCCAGGAAGCCTTTGGACAGCGGCGGCCGGTCGTAGGGCAGGTGCGCCTCCGAACCGATCAGCACGATCCCGCCGTCGTAGCCCTGCGCGCGCAGCTCCTGCGCGGCGCGGACCCCGGCGAGCGACGCGCCGACGACCGCGATGCGCTTCACGCCGCGTCCTCGCGAGCCACGCCCTGGACGTAGATGACGCCTTCGTCGACGACGACCGAGTACGTGCGGACCGGTTCCTTCGCGGGCAGGCAGCTCGGCACACCCGTGCGCAGGTCGAACAGCGCCGCGTGCAGCGGGCACTCGACGAAGCAGCCTTCGAGCCAGCCGTCGGCCAGGGAGGCGTCCTGGTGGGTGCACGTGTCGTCGATGGCGTACAGCTCCCCGTCTTCGGTGTTGAACACCGCGATGGCGGGCGACCCGGGGATCCGGACGGACTCACCCGGGGGCAGCTCGTCCACCGTGCATGCGCGAATCATGAGTCCTCCGAGACTGTTGCGCATAGGGGAACATCTACTGTGATCCGCAACAAAGTCTGAATCCCCTGAAGGACGTCGTCAAGGGGGTACGCCCCGGTAGTTTCCGTTAGCGGGTAACGGATATTCCGGGCACGTCGAAGGCCCGTACCGAGGATGGCGGTACGGGCGCTACGACGTCCGGGCTAGTTCTCCCCGTGCCGGTGGAACGGCGTCTTGATCGGGGCCAGCGGGGTGTTGCCGAGGATGAGGTCGGCCGCCTTCTCGGCGGTCATCATCACCGGTGCGTAGATGTTGCCGTTGGGGATGTACGGCATGACCGACGCGTCGACGACGCGCAGGCCCTCGGTGCCGTGCACCCGCATGGTCTGCGGGTCGACGACGGACTTCTCGTCCACGCCCATCCGCGCGGTGCACGACGGGTGCAGCGCCGTCTCGGCGTCCTTGGCGACCCAGTCCAGGATCTCCTCGTCCGTCTCGACCGACGGCCCCGGCGAGATCTCGCCGCCGTTGTAGGGGTCCATCGCGGACTGGTTGAGGATCTTCCGCGCCACCCGCACGGCTTCGACCCATTCCTTGCGGTCGTTCTCCGTCGACAGGTAGTTGAACTTGAGCGCCGGGTGCTGCCGCGGGTCGGTCGAGGTGATCTTCACCGAGCCGCGGGTGTCGGCGTACATCGGGCCGACGTGCACCTGGTAGCCGTGGCCTTCCGTGGGTGCCGAACCGTCGTAGCGGATCGCCACCGGCAGGAAGTGGAACATCAGGTTCGGGTACTTCACCTCGTCGTTCGAGCGGACGAACCCGCCGCCCTCGAAGTGGTTGGTCGCGGCCGGCCCGGACCGCAGGAACAGCCACTGCGCGCCGATGAAGGGCCGCTTCCACTTCGCCAGCGACGGCTGCATCGACACCGGTTGCTTGCAGGAGTACTGGATGTACACCTCCAAGTGGTCCTGGAGGTTCTCGCCGACGCCCGGCAGGTCCTTCACGACGTCGATGCCGAGCTTCTCCAGGTCGGCCGCGTTGCCGACGCCGGACAGCTGCAACAGCTGCGGGCTGTTGATCGCCCCGCCGCAGAGGATGATCTCCTTGCCGTACACCTCACCCGGCATGCCCCGGCCCTCGGCGTACTCGACGCCGATCGCGCGCGTGCCCTCGAAGAGGATCTGCGACACGAACGCGTGCGTCTTCACCGTGAGGTTGGGCCGGTTCTCCACCGGGTGCAGGTACGCGCCCGCCGCCGACAGCCGCCGTCCTTTCCGGACGTTGCGGTCGAAGGCCGCGAAGCCCTCCTGCCGGTAGCCGTTGACGTCGTCGGTGCGTGGGTAGCCCGCCTGCTCGGCGGCGTCGAAGAAGGCTTGGAACAACGGGTTGGTCGCCGGGCCGCGTTCCAGTTCGAGCGGCCCGTCGTGGCCGCGCCACTGCCCGTCCGGCGCATCAGCGAGGCAGTTTTCCATCCTGTTGAAGTACGGCAGGCAATGGGCATAGTCCCAAGTGGACATTCCGGGGTCGCCGGCCCAGCGTTCGTAGTCCATCGGGTTGCCGCGCTGGAAGATCATCCCGTTGATGCTGGACGACCCGCCGAGCACCTTGCCGCGAGCGTGGTAGATGCGGCGGCGGTTCATGTGCGGCTCGGGCTCGCTGCGGTAGCCCCAGTCGTAGAACTTCGACCCGATCGGGAAGGTCAGCGCGGCCGGCATGTGGATGAAGACGTCCCACTTGTAGTCGGACCGCCCGGCTTCCAGCACGAGGACCTTGTTCGCGGGGTCCGCCGAAAGCCGGTTCGCCAGCGCGCAGCCCGCCGAGCCACCGCCGACGATGACGAAGTCGTAGGTATCGGAACTCATGGGGTCCTCCTTGAGAACCTTATTCAGCCGTCGGCCGGCGCGAGAGTCACTGCCGGCAGGTATGTCACGATCCGTAGCGCCGTCCTAACCAGAATAAGATTCTCAGCCGGGTAGCGAATCCGGGGCGCTGTCGGGCATGTGCTCGGGGCTCGTGTGCGACGAACCCCAGGTGCGGCGCCGGACGTACAGCATGATCGCACCGATGATCACGATCAGCCCGGTGACGATCACCGCGCCCCACTGGAAGTACCAGTGGTCCTCGCCGTAGACCTCGGGGCGCGGCCAGATCAGGTTGATCGTCATCCCCGCGCCGTAGAGCACCGCGACCAGGTTCACCACCGTGCCCCAGCGGCCCAGCTTGAAGTACGGGCCGTGCTCCGGGCGCGGCCACTGCCCGCGCAGGCGGCGGATCAGCATCGGGCCGGTGACCATCAGGTAGGGGATGTAGAACAGGATGATCGCCGTCGAGGTCAGGATGAAGAACGCCCGCTGGTTGCCGAGGTTGATCAGCAGCACGACGACGGTGAGGCCGCCGGTCAGCAGTGCGGGCAGGACCGGCGTCTTCGAGCGCGGCGACACCTTCGCCATCGCCTTGCTGAACGGCAGCCGGCCGTCGCGGGCCATCGCCCACGCCATCCGGATCGCCGCGGTCTGCACCGCGAGGCAGCAGACGGTGATCGCGATCGCCGAGCAGATCAGGAACGCGTCGCCGAGTCCTTCGCCGAGGGTGCTCTTCAGCAGGTACGGCATGCCGGACGTGCTGAGCTCCTTGGCGCTCAGGTCGCCGACGGCCATCATGCCGAACAGCATGATCAGCCCGCCGACGATGAACGCCGCGGTGATCGCCCGGAGGATCGCGCGCGGTGCGTGCCGCCGCGGCTGGGTGGTCTCCTCGGCCAGCGAGCCCGCGGTGTCGAAGCCGTAGAAGACGTACGCGCTCATCAGCGACGCCACCAGGAACGCCCCGAGGTACCCGGACGAGTGACCGTCACCCGTGCCAGCCGTGTCGAAGACGATGCCGGGGCCCCGCTTGATGTGGATGGCCAGCGCGATCACCAGCAGGACGCTCGCGCCGAGTTCCACCGCGACGCCGAAGTTGTTGATCTTCGCCATCAGCTTGACGCCGATGATGTTGATGATCGTGGCGAACACGACCAGCACCAGGGCCAGGATGATGGCGTTCTGCGCGCCGCCGGGTGTCGAGGTCAGGCCGGCGTCGTCGTCGCTGCCGACGATCTGGAACGCGGTCGAGACCTGCGGCAGGATGATCTGGTAGGCGACCGCGACCGCCGCCGCCGTCACGATCGCGCCGATGATCATGATCCAGCCGGCCAGCCACGACGTCGCGGGTTTCGCGATCTGCTTGGCCCACTGGTACACCGAGCCGGCGAGCGGGAACTGCCCGGCCAGCTCGGCGAAGCACAACGCGACGGCTGCCTGGCCGACGAAGACCAGCGGCCACGTCCAGATGAACGCCGGCCCGCCCGAGCCGAAGCCGAAGAAGAACAGCTGGAACACGCCGGTGAGGATGGAGATGTAGCTGAACCCGGCGGCGAAGCTGGAGAAGGATCCCAGGGAGCGTTCGAGCTCCTGGCGGTAGCCGAACTTCTCGAGGTCGGAGCTGTCGTCCGGGGCAGGCCCCCCGCCCGCCGGCTTTTCTTGCGTGGTCATGGCAACGTCCTCACATCGTGGGTGGGGGAGGGATCAGCCTTTGAACCAGTGCTGCGGAACGGGATCGATGTTCTGGTAGACGTGCTTGCTTTCCTGGTACTCCGCGAGCCCGGACGGCCCGAGTTCGCGGCCGATGCCGGACTTCCCGAACCCGCCCCACTCCGCCTGCGGCAGGTAGGGGTGGTAGTCGTTGATCCACACGGTGCCGTGGCGCAGGGCCCCGGCGACCCGCTGGGCGCGGGACGCGTCCGACGTCCACACGGCTCCGGCGAGCCCGTACTCGGTGTCGTTGGCCAGCGCGATCGCGTCGGCCTCTTCGGTGAAGCGTTCCACGGTGACGACCGGGCCGAAGACCTCTTCCCGGACGATCGCCATGTCCCTGGTGCAGCCGGAGAACACCGTCGGCCGCAGGAAGAAACCGTTTTCGTACTCCGGACCTTCCGGCCGCTTGCCGCCCGCCCGGAGCGTCGCGCCTTCCGCGAGAGCGCTTTCGATGTAGCCCTCGACCTTGGCGCGGTGCTGCGCCGAGACGAGCGGGCCCGTCTCGGTCGCGGGGTCGAGGCCGTCGCCGACCCGGATCCGGTCGGCGCGCGCGGCGAGGTCCGCCACGAACCGGTCATGGATCCCATCCTGGACGATCAAGCGCGCGCCCGCCGAGCAGACCTGTCCCGAATGGACGAACGCGGCCATCAGCGCGTAGTCGAGGGCGGTGTCGTAGTCGGCGTCGGCGAAGACCACGTTCGGGTTCTTGCCGCCGAGCTCGAGGGCGACCCGCCGGACGCCCTTCGCGGCGGCCGTCATGATCTTCTCGCCGGTCGCGTAGCCGCCGGTGAAGGAGACCAGGTCGACGCCCGGGTGCTCGACCATCGCCGCGCCGACGTGGCCCGGCCCGAGCAGGAGGTTGACGACGCCGGGCGGCGCGCCGGCCTCCTCCAGGAGGGCGACGAGCTTGATCGTGGTCAGCGGCGTGACTTCGCTGGGCTTGAGCACGACGGTGTTGCCCGCGGCCAGCGCGGGCGCGACCTTCCAGGACATCTGGAGCAGCGGGTAGTTCCACGGCGCGATGAGCGCGCAGACGCCGACCGGCTCGTGCACGATCCGGCTGACGACCGTCGCGCTGCCCGCGTCGACCAGGCGTCCGGCGTCCTTGCCGGCGAGGTCGGCGTAGTAGCGGAAGACGTTGGTTACGTCGTCGATGTCGATGCGGCCTTCGCCCAGCGTCTTGCCGGTGTCGAGGCTCTCGGTGCGGGCGAGCTCTTCGCGGTCGCGGACGAGCAGGGCGGCGGTGCGCCGGAGCAGCTCGCCGCGTTCGAGGGCGGTCGTGCGGCGCCAGGGGCCCGCGTCGAAGGCCCGCCTGGCCGCTCCGACCGCGGCGTCGACTTCCTCGCGGCCGGCTTCGGCGACCTGCTCGATCACCTGGCCGGTGGCGGGGTTGAGCACGTCGGAGTGGTTTCCGGCGTCCGACCAGATTCCGTCGATGTGGAGGTCTTTCATGCGGCCCTTCCCGGATCGGTAGTGGCTGCGTCGCGCGTCGAGTGCGTACATTTGTACGCGAAGCGTGTACAGATGTCCACAAGGGGGCTTGATGGCCAGGAGCGAACCCGGCGCAACGCGGCGCCGCGGTCCGAACGACCCCGAACGGCGGGCCCGGATCGCCAAGGCGGCGATCGAGGTGGTCGCCCAGCGGGGGATCGACGGGGTCACGCACCGCTCGGTCGCGGCGGCGGCCGGTGTCCCGCTCGGCTCGACGACCTACCACTTCGCGACGCTGGACGACCTGCTGGAAGTCGCGCTGCACGAGGCGGCGGAGAAGAACGTCCACGCGCTGAAGGAGTGGGAGTCCGCGCTGCCGCCGGACGCCGACTTCGCCGCGGCGCTCGCCGAACTGGTGATGGGCTACATCAACGAGCAGTACCGGGACACGGTGGTCGAGTACGACCTGTACGTCGCGGCGCTGCACCGGCCGGCGCTCCGCAAGGCGAGCGCGGCCTGGGACGAAGCGCTCATCGCGTTCTTCGGCTCCCGCACCGACCCCCTGACCGGCCGCCTGCTGGCCGGCCTGTTCTGCGGCCTGCTGATGCAGGCGGCCCTGGCCGACCCCCGCCCGACCCGCGAAGAGATCGAAACCCTCTTCCGCCGAGCCATCCACGGCCCCACGATGTGACGGAAGGGGCATCACACGTGATTGAAGGGGCATCACACGTGCTTGGAGAGGCATCGCGCTGATGCCCGCCCAGTCACGCGTGATGCCCGTCCAGTCACGCGTGATGCCCGAAACGTGCCGGAAATCTTTGGCGGGCGTTGAAAAACTTGGGTTGACAGCGCTTCGGGGTGGCAGTCACTCTGTTTCGGGGTGAGCAACAAGACGCGTTCTGCGCAACTCCCGAACTGATCCGCGGAGAGGACCACGCCGGTGACCACTACCGATCTCCCGCCGAGCCTGCTGGCCACGCTGCCGGGCTCCGCCTACACCGATCCGGCGGTCTTCGCGCTGGAGCAGGCGAAGATCTTCGAGGCCGACTGGTTCTGCGCCGTGCGCAGCGCCGACCTCGCCGGGCCCGGCTCGTTCGAGACCGTCCAGGTCGGCAAGGAGAGCGTCCTCGTCTCGCGCGGCCGGGACGGGAAGCTGAACGCCTTCCTCAACGTCTGCCGCCACCGCGGCGCCCGGCTCTGCACGTCCGAAAGCGGCACCGTCAAGCGCGCCTTCCAGTGCCCGTACCACGCCTGGACCTACGGCCTCGACGGCAAGCTCATCGCCGCGCCCAACCTCACCGGCATGCCGGACGTCGACCGGACCGAGTTCGGCCTCACGAAGGTCCACCTGCGCGAATGGCTCGGGTACGCCTGGGTCTGCCTGGCCGACGAGCCGCCGCCGTTCGACGGCAGCGTCGTCGCCGCGGTCACCGAACGACTGGGCGGCGCGGAGGCGATCGAGGCGTACGGCGTCGACGGCCTCGCGCTGGGCAAGCGCATCGAGTACGACGTGAAGGCCAACTGGAAGCAGATCATCGAGAACTTCATGGAGTGCTACCACTGCGCGACGATCCACCCGGAGCTCACCGAGGTCCTCCCGGAGTTCGCCGACGGGTACGCCGCGCAGTACTACGTCGGCCACGGCGCCGAGTTCGGCGGCGACGTCCGGGGCTTCACCATCGACGGCAGCGAGGGCGTCGACCGGCTGCCCGGCGTCACCGAAGACCAGGACCGCAAGTACTACGCCATCACCATCCGCCCGCAGGTGTTCGTCAACCTCGTGCCGGACCACGTCATCCTGCACCGGATGTTCCCGCTGGCCCCGGACCGGACGCTGGTGCGCTGCGACTGGCTGTACCTGCCCGGCGTCGTCGAGTCCGGCCGGGACCTGTCCCGCTCGGTCGAGCTGTTCCACCGGGTGAACCTGCAGGACTTCGAGGCCTGCGAGCGCTGCCAGCTGGCCATGGACTCCCGTTCGTACGTCAACGGCGGCGTGCTCGTGCCCAGCGAGCACCACATCGGCGAGTTCCACGACTGGGTCCGCGGCCGGCTGGGTCTCTAGATCAACGCCCGGATGGCGGCCTCGAACCCGGCGACGTGCTCGAGCGTCAACGCGGCGGCCTTCTCGGCGTCGCCCTCGATGATCGCGGTGAGGAGCGGGACGTGCTCGTCGACGTGGCCGGCCATCCCGGACAGCCGGGGCACGAACACGCACCAGATCCGGGTCGCGAGGTTGTCGTACCGGATCAGGGTGTCCTCGAGGAACGGGTTGTGCACGCACCGGTAGATCGCCCGGTGCAGGGCGAGGTCGGTGCGCAGCAGCTCGGCGTTGTCCCCGGCGGGGACCCCGGCGTCGAGCTGCGCGCGCAGCTCGGTCAGCGTCGCCCGGTCGGCCTCGGTCGCGCGCTCGGCGGCGGCCGCCGTGGCCATCGGCTCCAGCGTCCGCCGGACCTCGGAGATGTGCGCGAGGTCGGAGATGTGGACGTCGGTGGCGAACGTGCCCCGCCGCGGGTATGCGACGACCAGCCGTTCGGACTCCAGCCGTTTCAGTGCTTCGCGGATCGGCGTCCGGCCCATGCCGAGCGTGCCGCCGAGCTCGTCCTCGTTGATGGGCGAGCCCGGCGGGATGTCGAGCATGACGAGCTGGTCGCGGACGAAGAGGTACGCCTGTTCCGCCAGCGACGGGGGATTGACATGGGGATGCACGCCGCATAGCCTACATCGACGATTGATATATCAGAAGTCGACCACGGAAGGTTTCGCGATGACCGCGACGATCGATCCAGTGCTCAACCGCTCCCTGGCCGACTACGACCTGGTGGTCGCCGACGCGATCGGCGCCGAGCTGCGCCGCCAGCAGACGACGCTGGAGATGATCGCTTCCGAGAACTTCGCCCCGCTCTCCGTCCTGCAGGCCCAGGGCTCGGTGCTCACCAACAAGTACGCCGAGGGCTACCCCGGACGTCGCTACTACGGCGGCTGCGAGCACGTCGACGTCCTCGAACAACTCGCCATCGACCGCGTCAAGGCGCTGTTCGGCGCGGGGTTCGCCAACGTCCAGCCGCACTCGGGCGCCCAGGCCAACGCCGCCGCGATGGCCGCGCTCATCAAGCCCGGCGACAAGATCCTCGGCCTGTCGCTGGCCCACGGCGGCCACCTGACCCACGGGATGCGGATCAACTTCTCCGGCCTGCTCTACGACGTCGCCGCCTATGAAGTGTCCGAAAAGGACTTCCGGGTCGACATGGCCGAGGTCGAACGGCTCGCGAAGGAGCACCGGCCGAAGCTGATCATCGCCGGCTGGTCGGCCTACCCGCGTCAGCTCGACTTCGCCCGCTTCCGCGAGATCGCCGACGAGGTCGGCGCGTACCTCATGGTCGACATGGCCCACTTCGCCGGCCTGGTCGCCGCCGGCCTGCACCCGTCGCCGGTGCCGCACGCCCACGTCACGACGACCACGACCCACAAGACCCTCGGCGGCCCGCGGGGCGGCGTGATCCTCACGAACGACGCGGCGCTCGCCAAGAAGGTCAACTCCGCGGTGTTCCCCGGCCAGCAGGGCGGCCCCCTCGAACACGTCATCGCCGCCAAGGCCGTCGCGTTCAAGATGGCCGGCGAACCGGAGTTCGTCGAACGCCAGCAGCGGACCCTGCGCGGCGCGAAGCTCCTGGCCGAGCGGCTGCTGACCGAGAGCGGCATCTCCGTGCTGACCGGCGGCACCGACGTCCACCTGGTGCTCGTCGACCTGCGCGACTCCGAGCTGGACGGCAAGCAGGCCGAAGACCGGCTCCACGAGGTCGGCATCACGGTGAACCGCAACGCCGTCCCGTTCGACCCGCGGCCGCCGATGGTCACTTCCGGCTTGCGGATCGGCACGCCCGCCCTGGCCACCCGCGGCTTCGGCGACGCCGAGTTCCGCGAAGCCGCCGACGTCATCGCCGAGGCGCTCGAGCCCGGCTACGGCGTCGAGAAGCTGCGGGCCCGCGTCACCGCGCTCGCCGAAGCGTTCCCGCTCTACCCGGGGGAGGCCCGATGACCGACCTGCCCGAGCACCCCGACTTCCTCTGGACCGACCCGGAGCCGAAGAAGGCCTACGACGTCGTCATCGTCGGTGGCGGCGGGCACGGGCTCGCCACCGCGTACTACCTGGCCAAGGTGCACGGCATCACCAACGTCGCCGTGCTGGAGAAGGGCTGGCTCGCCGGCGGCAACATGGCCCGCAACACCACGATCATCCGCTCCAACTACCTCTGGGACGAGAGCTCCGGCATCTACGAGCACTCCCTCAAACTGTGGGAAGGCCTCGAAGAGGACCTCGGCTACCCGATCCTCTTCAGCCAGCGCGGGGTGCTGAACCTCGCGCACACCTTGCAGGACGTCCGCGACAGCGTCCGCCGCGTCGAGGCCAACAAGCTCAACGGCATCGACGCCGAATGGGTGGACGCGGCGGGCGTCAAGGAGATCTGCCCGATCGTCAACACCGCACCGGACGTGCGCTACCCGGTGCTCGGCGCGACCTTCCAGCCGCGCGCGGGCATCGCGAAGCACGACTACGTCGCGTGGGGCTTCGCCCGCGCCGCCCACGAAATGGGTGTCGACCTCATCCAGAACTGCGAGGTCACCGGCATTTCGACGGTGAACGGCCGGGTCACCGCCGTCGAGACGTCGAGGGGCCGGATCGCCGCGGGCAAGGTCGCGCTGTGCGCCGCCGGGCACTCGTCGGTGCTGGCGAAGATGGTCGGCCTGGACCTGCCGCTGGCGTCCCATCCGTTGCAGGCCTTGGTGTCCGAGCTGCTGGAACCGATCCACCCGACGGTCGTCATGTCGAACGCCGTGCACGTCTACGTTTCCCAGGCGCACAAGGGCGAACTGGTCATGGGCGCCGGCATCGACAGCTACAACGGCTACGGCCAGCGCGGCTCCTTCCACATCATCGAGGAGCAGATGGCCGCCGCGCTGGAGCTGTTCCCGGTGTTCGCGCGGGCGCACCTGCTGCGGACGTGGGCGGGCATCGTCGACGTCAGCCCGGACGCGTCGCCGATCGTCGGGCTCACCCCGGTCGAGAACCTGTTCCTCAACTGCGGCTGGGGCACCGGCGGCTTCAAGGCCACCCCCGGCGTCGGTGACGTCTTCGCGGCCACCATCGCCCGCGGGAAGCCGCACGAGTACGCCGAACCGTTCACCCTCGACCGGTTCACCACCGGCGCCCTCGTCGACGAGCACGGCGCCGCCGCCGTCGCGCACTGAGTCGTTCACAAGCAGGAGTCTCGATGCAGCTGATCCCTTGCCCCTGGTGCGGGCCGCGCGAGGAAGCCGAATTCCACTACGGCGGCCAAGCCCACGTCGCCTACCCGGAAGACCCGGCCGCACTGTCCGATGAGGACTGGGCGAAGTTCGTCTTCTTCCGCGCCAACCCCAGCGGCCCGCTCGCCGAGCGCTGGAGCCACTCCGCGGGCTGCCGCCGGTGGTTCAACGCCGTCCGCGACACCCGCACCCACGACCTGAAGGCGGTCTACCGCCTCGACGAGCCCAGGCCGGTGATCCCGTGACCCGACTGCCCGGCACCCCGCTCAAGTTCACCTTCGACGGCCGCGAGCTGACCGGTTTCCTCGGCGACACCCTGGCTTCCGCGTTGCTGGCCAACGGCATCCACCGGGTCGCGACCAGCATCAAGTACGGCCGGCCGCGCGGCATCGCCGGCGCCGGCGTCGAGGACTCCAACGCGCTGGTCCAGATCGAAGCGCCGTTCCCGGAGCCGATGCTGTCCGCGACGACGGTCGAACTGTACGACGGTCTGGTCGCGC
The window above is part of the Amycolatopsis camponoti genome. Proteins encoded here:
- a CDS encoding aromatic ring-hydroxylating oxygenase subunit alpha, producing the protein MTTTDLPPSLLATLPGSAYTDPAVFALEQAKIFEADWFCAVRSADLAGPGSFETVQVGKESVLVSRGRDGKLNAFLNVCRHRGARLCTSESGTVKRAFQCPYHAWTYGLDGKLIAAPNLTGMPDVDRTEFGLTKVHLREWLGYAWVCLADEPPPFDGSVVAAVTERLGGAEAIEAYGVDGLALGKRIEYDVKANWKQIIENFMECYHCATIHPELTEVLPEFADGYAAQYYVGHGAEFGGDVRGFTIDGSEGVDRLPGVTEDQDRKYYAITIRPQVFVNLVPDHVILHRMFPLAPDRTLVRCDWLYLPGVVESGRDLSRSVELFHRVNLQDFEACERCQLAMDSRSYVNGGVLVPSEHHIGEFHDWVRGRLGL
- a CDS encoding TetR/AcrR family transcriptional regulator; the protein is MARSEPGATRRRGPNDPERRARIAKAAIEVVAQRGIDGVTHRSVAAAAGVPLGSTTYHFATLDDLLEVALHEAAEKNVHALKEWESALPPDADFAAALAELVMGYINEQYRDTVVEYDLYVAALHRPALRKASAAWDEALIAFFGSRTDPLTGRLLAGLFCGLLMQAALADPRPTREEIETLFRRAIHGPTM
- a CDS encoding aldehyde dehydrogenase family protein, which produces MKDLHIDGIWSDAGNHSDVLNPATGQVIEQVAEAGREEVDAAVGAARRAFDAGPWRRTTALERGELLRRTAALLVRDREELARTESLDTGKTLGEGRIDIDDVTNVFRYYADLAGKDAGRLVDAGSATVVSRIVHEPVGVCALIAPWNYPLLQMSWKVAPALAAGNTVVLKPSEVTPLTTIKLVALLEEAGAPPGVVNLLLGPGHVGAAMVEHPGVDLVSFTGGYATGEKIMTAAAKGVRRVALELGGKNPNVVFADADYDTALDYALMAAFVHSGQVCSAGARLIVQDGIHDRFVADLAARADRIRVGDGLDPATETGPLVSAQHRAKVEGYIESALAEGATLRAGGKRPEGPEYENGFFLRPTVFSGCTRDMAIVREEVFGPVVTVERFTEEADAIALANDTEYGLAGAVWTSDASRAQRVAGALRHGTVWINDYHPYLPQAEWGGFGKSGIGRELGPSGLAEYQESKHVYQNIDPVPQHWFKG
- a CDS encoding bifunctional 3-phenylpropionate/cinnamic acid dioxygenase ferredoxin subunit; its protein translation is MIRACTVDELPPGESVRIPGSPAIAVFNTEDGELYAIDDTCTHQDASLADGWLEGCFVECPLHAALFDLRTGVPSCLPAKEPVRTYSVVVDEGVIYVQGVAREDAA
- the betA gene encoding choline dehydrogenase, which translates into the protein MSSDTYDFVIVGGGSAGCALANRLSADPANKVLVLEAGRSDYKWDVFIHMPAALTFPIGSKFYDWGYRSEPEPHMNRRRIYHARGKVLGGSSSINGMIFQRGNPMDYERWAGDPGMSTWDYAHCLPYFNRMENCLADAPDGQWRGHDGPLELERGPATNPLFQAFFDAAEQAGYPRTDDVNGYRQEGFAAFDRNVRKGRRLSAAGAYLHPVENRPNLTVKTHAFVSQILFEGTRAIGVEYAEGRGMPGEVYGKEIILCGGAINSPQLLQLSGVGNAADLEKLGIDVVKDLPGVGENLQDHLEVYIQYSCKQPVSMQPSLAKWKRPFIGAQWLFLRSGPAATNHFEGGGFVRSNDEVKYPNLMFHFLPVAIRYDGSAPTEGHGYQVHVGPMYADTRGSVKITSTDPRQHPALKFNYLSTENDRKEWVEAVRVARKILNQSAMDPYNGGEISPGPSVETDEEILDWVAKDAETALHPSCTARMGVDEKSVVDPQTMRVHGTEGLRVVDASVMPYIPNGNIYAPVMMTAEKAADLILGNTPLAPIKTPFHRHGEN
- a CDS encoding NAD(P)/FAD-dependent oxidoreductase, with protein sequence MKRIAVVGASLAGVRAAQELRAQGYDGGIVLIGSEAHLPYDRPPLSKGFLAGTASQASLELLDAGDLASLALDFRLGVQATALEPAARRVLLSDGGSVHADGVVIATGGQARTLPGFAAAHTLRTLDDALALRAALVPGVRVAIVGAGFIGAEVASTCRSLGLDVVVLEALAAPLAPVLGPELAAVCARLHADHGTDLRCGVRVEGMSEAGVHLADGSLVPADVVVVGVGMTPATDWLAGSGLTVGNGVHTDAGLVTELPQVVAVGDVARYAGRRHEHWTNASEQAPVAVANLLAGQTSRTYSPSGYVWSDQYAGTLQLAGHPRPDDTLSVVDGDLSSSSFAAVWQRDGATVGVFALNNAKLFNRLRRPLRQPAVA
- a CDS encoding GntR family transcriptional regulator, giving the protein MHPHVNPPSLAEQAYLFVRDQLVMLDIPPGSPINEDELGGTLGMGRTPIREALKRLESERLVVAYPRRGTFATDVHISDLAHISEVRRTLEPMATAAAAERATEADRATLTELRAQLDAGVPAGDNAELLRTDLALHRAIYRCVHNPFLEDTLIRYDNLATRIWCVFVPRLSGMAGHVDEHVPLLTAIIEGDAEKAAALTLEHVAGFEAAIRALI
- a CDS encoding amino acid permease; amino-acid sequence: MTTQEKPAGGGPAPDDSSDLEKFGYRQELERSLGSFSSFAAGFSYISILTGVFQLFFFGFGSGGPAFIWTWPLVFVGQAAVALCFAELAGQFPLAGSVYQWAKQIAKPATSWLAGWIMIIGAIVTAAAVAVAYQIILPQVSTAFQIVGSDDDAGLTSTPGGAQNAIILALVLVVFATIINIIGVKLMAKINNFGVAVELGASVLLVIALAIHIKRGPGIVFDTAGTGDGHSSGYLGAFLVASLMSAYVFYGFDTAGSLAEETTQPRRHAPRAILRAITAAFIVGGLIMLFGMMAVGDLSAKELSTSGMPYLLKSTLGEGLGDAFLICSAIAITVCCLAVQTAAIRMAWAMARDGRLPFSKAMAKVSPRSKTPVLPALLTGGLTVVVLLINLGNQRAFFILTSTAIILFYIPYLMVTGPMLIRRLRGQWPRPEHGPYFKLGRWGTVVNLVAVLYGAGMTINLIWPRPEVYGEDHWYFQWGAVIVTGLIVIIGAIMLYVRRRTWGSSHTSPEHMPDSAPDSLPG